In one Pasteuria penetrans genomic region, the following are encoded:
- the trpS gene encoding tryptophan--tRNA ligase, which produces MSAIVITGIQASGSLHLGNYLGAIRPMLEWQSRSATIFFFVADLHALTTVRDPAVLRRSVLEVVRLYLAAGLDPQKVTIFVQSAVPAHSEAAWLLQCVAPMGELRRMTQFKQKQGTAYEGSVKVGLYTYPVLQAADVLLYQADFVPVGEDQLQHLELMRTLANKFHHWYGEGIFKIPKSLVHPQAARVMSLDNPRQKMSKSGDPSGCLYLLDSPDKVARKIKKAVTDMEGTVRYDVANKPGISNLLMIHHLLSGVSMDDLERLYADKGYGVFKGELVEVVCGALEPIRESYADLIEGDDVVRYLQRGSAKAREVAGQTLHRMQRSMGIESFGSVLHEGD; this is translated from the coding sequence GTGTCAGCAATCGTGATAACAGGTATTCAGGCGAGTGGTAGTTTGCATTTAGGGAATTATCTCGGTGCCATCCGCCCTATGCTAGAATGGCAATCCCGTTCTGCTACGATTTTTTTCTTTGTTGCCGATCTCCATGCGTTGACGACGGTGCGGGATCCCGCGGTTCTACGGAGATCTGTGTTAGAGGTGGTCCGCTTGTACCTTGCGGCGGGCTTGGATCCACAGAAGGTAACGATTTTCGTCCAATCGGCTGTTCCTGCCCATAGTGAAGCCGCTTGGCTTTTGCAGTGTGTAGCGCCCATGGGTGAATTGCGGCGTATGACGCAATTCAAACAGAAGCAGGGTACTGCGTACGAAGGCTCTGTTAAAGTAGGTTTGTATACATATCCTGTGTTACAAGCAGCGGATGTTTTACTGTACCAGGCGGATTTTGTTCCGGTGGGTGAGGACCAGCTGCAACATCTAGAGCTGATGCGTACGCTGGCGAACAAATTCCACCATTGGTACGGGGAGGGTATTTTCAAGATACCGAAGTCTTTGGTACATCCGCAGGCGGCGCGTGTGATGTCCCTGGATAATCCGCGGCAGAAGATGAGCAAAAGCGGAGACCCCTCGGGTTGTTTGTATTTGTTGGACTCCCCTGACAAGGTGGCTCGAAAGATTAAGAAGGCGGTTACGGATATGGAGGGTACGGTTCGTTATGATGTGGCTAACAAGCCAGGGATCAGTAACCTGCTAATGATTCATCATCTGTTGAGTGGAGTTTCCATGGATGATCTGGAGAGGTTGTATGCGGACAAGGGATATGGAGTTTTCAAGGGGGAATTGGTTGAGGTTGTTTGTGGGGCTCTCGAACCGATTCGTGAATCCTATGCTGATCTGATAGAGGGGGATGATGTGGTTCGCTACCTACAACGGGGTAGTGCAAAGGCTCGTGAGGTGGCTGGGCAAACTCTGCACCGTATGCAGAGGTCGATGGGAATCGAATCCTTTGGTTCGGTATTACATGAGGGGGATTAG
- a CDS encoding CcdC family protein: MEQIMQWFSMIPWNWVVPTLGIIAALGILYLRFLERKRPVTTRSLLIPPLGMSTGAIMFLCPLFKVPWQWGLIVLLTGCLVLAPLLILTSSLTINDKGIVRMRSSPASFTVIILIILARLLFREWMEEYLSWAQTGGMAFLLAFGMLVPWRLALYRSYRKLQQNSVKKCPSMESKP, from the coding sequence ATGGAACAGATCATGCAGTGGTTCTCTATGATACCCTGGAACTGGGTCGTGCCCACCCTAGGAATTATAGCCGCCCTCGGGATCCTCTATTTGAGGTTCCTGGAAAGAAAACGACCTGTAACTACTCGTTCCCTACTGATTCCACCGCTGGGTATGAGCACAGGGGCGATCATGTTCCTCTGTCCCCTGTTCAAAGTGCCGTGGCAGTGGGGACTCATCGTACTCCTTACCGGATGCCTTGTGTTAGCCCCCCTACTCATTCTCACATCATCCCTAACAATCAACGATAAGGGCATCGTTCGTATGCGATCCTCCCCCGCCTCCTTTACCGTCATCATCCTCATCATTCTCGCACGCCTGTTATTCCGTGAGTGGATGGAGGAGTATCTCAGCTGGGCACAAACAGGAGGCATGGCGTTCCTACTTGCGTTTGGCATGCTTGTCCCTTGGAGATTAGCCCTGTATAGGAGCTATCGTAAATTACAACAGAACTCCGTAAAAAAATGTCCGTCTATGGAATCCAAACCTTGA
- the holA gene encoding DNA polymerase III subunit delta, which translates to MEKVWASLQQGKVEPVYFFYGTEAFLLRKTVEWIMRVLSQGGSVDRTVFDLEEEPLQAAIQGVSTPSLLSERRLVWAKRAHCFTSARVKRGSPDHKVEALEAYWNHCIPGNVFICSVLSDALDKRKKIVKKLLSSVCVARFVPFEGEKMRRWLRKQFRQRGVEIEPGALDVLLLRAGSAMELLCQECQKLVTFSRGIGRGITVSDVELLVPLALSDQVFQFMDHLVGGREGDAWKTWRFMRQQGVDVFFLLALWVRQVRLLLLAKRLGQVAVLAREARLPFHVAKQTITHARALSMDQLHRWLREALMTEESIKTGRLPQEMAIERALLYVVFSR; encoded by the coding sequence ATGGAGAAAGTATGGGCGTCCTTGCAGCAGGGTAAGGTGGAACCTGTTTATTTTTTTTATGGCACAGAGGCCTTTTTGTTGCGTAAGACGGTAGAATGGATTATGCGCGTTCTCTCCCAGGGTGGGTCTGTAGATCGAACGGTTTTCGATCTGGAGGAGGAGCCCTTGCAGGCGGCTATACAGGGAGTGTCCACCCCCTCTTTGTTATCAGAACGGCGACTAGTATGGGCCAAACGGGCCCATTGTTTTACTTCCGCCCGTGTCAAGAGGGGTAGTCCGGATCATAAGGTGGAGGCATTAGAGGCCTATTGGAACCATTGCATTCCGGGGAATGTGTTCATTTGCAGTGTTCTTTCCGACGCTTTGGATAAGAGAAAGAAAATAGTGAAAAAGCTCCTTAGTAGTGTTTGTGTGGCTCGTTTTGTCCCCTTTGAAGGGGAAAAGATGCGACGTTGGCTACGAAAACAATTCCGGCAACGCGGGGTAGAAATAGAACCTGGGGCCCTGGATGTTTTGCTACTCCGTGCAGGTTCGGCTATGGAACTCCTGTGTCAGGAATGTCAGAAACTGGTGACCTTTTCCAGGGGGATAGGGCGGGGGATTACCGTTTCCGACGTAGAACTCCTCGTACCTCTTGCATTGTCGGATCAAGTTTTTCAGTTTATGGATCATCTAGTGGGGGGACGGGAAGGCGATGCGTGGAAAACATGGCGATTTATGCGTCAACAGGGGGTAGACGTATTTTTCCTGTTGGCACTTTGGGTACGCCAGGTTCGTTTGCTCCTTCTTGCCAAGCGATTGGGCCAGGTTGCTGTGTTGGCCAGGGAGGCTCGTCTTCCCTTTCATGTTGCTAAACAGACCATTACACATGCGAGGGCGCTTTCAATGGATCAGTTGCATCGGTGGTTGCGGGAAGCCCTGATGACGGAAGAATCGATTAAAACGGGGCGTTTACCGCAAGAAATGGCGATTGAGCGTGCCCTATTGTACGTGGTATTTTCTAGATGA
- the yajC gene encoding preprotein translocase subunit YajC, protein MNSVFYLLFMMVILFGSIYFMQRSQRKQRQEKLLMLKNLKKGDKVITIGGMHGIVVAIDEDEDEVALRSGDIRLVFERSAINAVVKPKGAKGLSTAESSAGDRKGEKGESSPDVQGD, encoded by the coding sequence ATGAATTCAGTATTCTATTTGCTTTTTATGATGGTCATTTTGTTTGGTTCCATATATTTTATGCAGCGTTCCCAAAGGAAGCAGAGGCAGGAAAAGTTGTTGATGCTTAAGAATTTAAAAAAAGGTGATAAGGTTATTACCATTGGGGGTATGCATGGCATAGTGGTTGCTATTGATGAGGACGAAGACGAGGTTGCCTTACGATCAGGGGATATAAGGTTGGTTTTTGAGCGCTCCGCTATCAACGCGGTGGTCAAGCCCAAGGGGGCCAAGGGTCTATCGACCGCCGAATCCTCAGCTGGGGATAGGAAGGGAGAGAAGGGGGAGAGTTCCCCTGATGTACAAGGGGACTAG
- the ruvB gene encoding Holliday junction branch migration DNA helicase RuvB, producing MHSQVEGELSPSSHENTDSIERSLRPRTLAAYIGQTQVKENLEIYIAAARKRGEALDHVLLHGPPGLGKTTLARIIAQELGVQINVTSGPAMDRPGDLAAMLTNLQNHDVLFIDEIHRLPRTSTEVLYPAMEDFALDIVLGKGPGARSVRLDLPSFTLVGATTRMGSLTSPFRDRFGIVHRLEPYTLTDLGTILHRSAALLEVSVESSGVDLIAKRSRGTPRIANRLLRRVRDFVQVQGHAMLDGGVAEQALNQMQVDPLGLDTVDRRLLLLLRDRFSCGPVGVATVAAAMGEEIGTLEEVYEPYLLQIGLLERTLRGRRLTGKGLRYLEGADDGDPYPS from the coding sequence TTGCATTCGCAGGTTGAAGGAGAATTGTCTCCGTCATCGCATGAAAACACCGATTCGATAGAGCGTAGTCTACGTCCTCGGACATTGGCGGCGTACATTGGACAAACGCAAGTGAAGGAAAATTTAGAAATTTATATCGCCGCAGCCCGAAAACGGGGAGAGGCCTTGGACCATGTGCTTTTGCATGGTCCTCCTGGATTGGGGAAAACTACGTTGGCGAGGATCATTGCACAGGAGTTGGGTGTGCAGATCAATGTTACATCAGGGCCTGCCATGGATCGGCCAGGGGATCTAGCAGCTATGCTGACGAACCTACAAAACCATGATGTGCTTTTTATTGATGAAATTCATCGTCTTCCCCGGACGTCGACAGAGGTTCTGTATCCAGCTATGGAGGACTTTGCTCTTGATATCGTCCTCGGTAAGGGACCGGGGGCGAGATCTGTACGATTGGATCTCCCATCCTTTACCCTCGTTGGGGCCACAACACGGATGGGATCGTTAACCTCCCCCTTTCGCGACCGTTTTGGTATCGTCCATCGTTTGGAGCCGTATACCCTGACTGATTTGGGGACCATCCTCCATCGTAGTGCAGCTCTTCTCGAGGTTTCTGTGGAATCCTCCGGTGTGGATTTGATTGCCAAAAGGTCAAGGGGTACACCACGGATCGCCAACCGCTTGTTGCGGCGTGTGCGTGATTTTGTGCAGGTACAAGGGCATGCTATGTTGGACGGGGGGGTTGCAGAACAGGCTCTGAACCAGATGCAAGTAGATCCATTGGGTTTGGATACGGTAGATCGGCGCTTGTTGTTGTTACTCCGTGATCGATTTTCCTGTGGGCCAGTAGGTGTGGCTACCGTGGCAGCGGCCATGGGGGAAGAGATCGGAACATTGGAAGAAGTCTATGAACCTTATTTATTGCAAATAGGTCTTCTGGAAAGAACGTTGCGTGGGCGTCGTCTGACGGGTAAGGGGTTGCGTTATCTTGAGGGGGCGGACGATGGTGATCCCTACCCTTCCTAA
- the ruvA gene encoding Holliday junction branch migration protein RuvA, whose product MIDFLRGVVFHVTTRGVVVETGGGIGYEILLVGGSSPRLEEEIILYIHEMVRDEVRTWYGFPTRLLRDCFRQLLQAHGVGPKAACLILERSTVSQLAQAIHDGDHAFFERVPGIGRKTAQRIILELQDRRSVFTEIGVSSESPGGISPEGIPRQMMGEEVIAALQSLGYNKREATGAVQSTSLPVSMSDEGRSWLRRALQLLGSK is encoded by the coding sequence ATGATTGATTTTCTACGTGGTGTGGTATTCCATGTAACCACACGGGGTGTGGTTGTGGAGACCGGTGGCGGGATCGGTTACGAGATTCTCTTGGTTGGTGGATCTTCGCCCCGTTTGGAAGAGGAAATAATTTTGTATATCCATGAGATGGTACGTGATGAGGTACGTACATGGTATGGATTTCCCACACGTTTGTTACGTGATTGTTTTCGTCAATTGTTGCAGGCGCACGGTGTAGGACCCAAGGCCGCCTGTTTGATATTGGAGAGGAGTACAGTTTCCCAGTTGGCCCAGGCAATTCACGACGGGGATCATGCTTTCTTTGAAAGGGTACCAGGAATTGGTCGTAAAACAGCACAGCGAATCATTTTGGAATTACAAGATCGTAGGTCTGTTTTTACGGAGATAGGGGTATCATCCGAATCCCCTGGGGGTATTTCACCTGAGGGCATTCCACGACAGATGATGGGGGAGGAAGTCATTGCCGCTCTCCAATCCCTTGGCTACAATAAGAGGGAGGCAACGGGGGCTGTCCAGTCCACATCCCTACCTGTCAGTATGTCGGATGAGGGTAGATCGTGGTTGCGGAGGGCTTTGCAATTATTGGGTAGCAAGTAG
- the ruvC gene encoding crossover junction endodeoxyribonuclease RuvC, with protein MLDIISPIPQPDACIIGFDPGIARLGYGIVYKQGCRFRSLTHGCLTTAKGLALPERLLSLSQGVQKLLTRYRLQGVTVERLFFQRNVTTAFHVGQVWGVLSLHCAQVSLPVRIVTPSQVKMAVTGYGRADKKQVQHMVTRLLGLPGIPQPDDTADALAVAICGLQVWDEGGR; from the coding sequence ATTTTAGATATTATTTCTCCTATACCACAGCCAGATGCCTGTATCATCGGTTTCGATCCTGGTATTGCACGCCTGGGGTATGGAATTGTATATAAACAGGGTTGTCGCTTTCGGTCCCTAACCCACGGCTGTCTTACGACCGCAAAGGGGCTGGCGTTACCCGAACGATTACTTTCCCTCTCGCAGGGGGTTCAGAAACTGTTGACTCGGTATCGTCTGCAGGGTGTGACCGTGGAGCGTCTTTTCTTTCAGCGTAATGTGACGACCGCTTTTCATGTGGGACAAGTTTGGGGGGTGCTTTCCCTGCATTGCGCGCAGGTTTCCCTACCCGTACGGATTGTTACCCCTTCGCAGGTGAAGATGGCAGTGACAGGTTATGGAAGGGCCGATAAGAAGCAGGTTCAACATATGGTTACTCGTCTTCTGGGTCTTCCCGGTATTCCCCAACCCGATGATACGGCGGATGCTTTAGCCGTGGCGATTTGCGGTCTCCAGGTATGGGATGAGGGGGGCCGATGA
- a CDS encoding YitT family protein: MLSRKQWLLLGRVSIRSLFVILGSLLVACSLQFFMIPNRIIDGGVTGVSILAAYRTALPLGFFLVVFSLPFFVYGYRQIGKTFAFLTLLGVTSLALGTIFLSHMGPATRDLLNAAVFGGILQGIGVGLVLRYGGSLDGVEILGITISRHLPFSIGQIVMFVNFFILCAAGFFFGWDHAMYSLICYFIAFKTMDIVVEGLDETKSVWIISDHSAHIAQVILQRLGRGVTYLYGEGGYTREGKMVIFCIVTRLEQAKLKTIIAEVDPNAFLAIGTIHDVQGGRFKKEAIH, encoded by the coding sequence ATGCTTTCCAGAAAACAGTGGCTGTTGCTAGGACGAGTTAGCATCCGCTCCCTTTTTGTCATTTTGGGTTCCCTATTGGTGGCCTGTTCCCTACAGTTTTTTATGATCCCCAATCGCATCATCGATGGGGGTGTGACCGGTGTTTCTATTTTGGCGGCTTACCGTACGGCCTTACCCCTCGGTTTTTTCCTTGTAGTTTTCAGTCTTCCATTCTTCGTTTATGGTTACCGGCAAATTGGAAAAACCTTCGCTTTTCTTACGTTGTTGGGTGTAACCAGTTTGGCGTTGGGAACGATCTTTTTGTCCCACATGGGACCAGCGACACGTGACCTCCTCAATGCAGCGGTATTTGGCGGGATCCTTCAGGGTATCGGGGTGGGTCTCGTTCTGCGGTATGGTGGTTCGTTGGATGGGGTCGAGATTTTGGGGATTACGATATCGCGCCATCTCCCCTTTTCCATTGGGCAGATCGTTATGTTTGTCAACTTTTTTATTTTGTGCGCGGCGGGATTTTTCTTTGGCTGGGATCACGCTATGTACTCCCTGATATGCTATTTCATTGCCTTCAAAACCATGGACATTGTGGTGGAGGGTTTGGATGAAACCAAGTCTGTTTGGATTATCAGTGATCATAGTGCCCACATTGCCCAAGTCATTCTCCAGCGTTTGGGGCGGGGTGTTACCTATCTCTATGGTGAGGGTGGTTATACCAGAGAAGGGAAAATGGTAATCTTTTGTATTGTTACCCGCCTTGAGCAGGCCAAGCTCAAAACGATTATCGCCGAGGTGGATCCAAATGCCTTCCTTGCTATCGGTACGATTCATGATGTACAGGGAGGACGTTTCAAAAAAGAGGCTATTCATTGA
- a CDS encoding polysaccharide deacetylase family protein, translated as MGQRIRLGVGCIIALLLSLWVVPRMDGGWSKEVIIQDSPIDEPEAFKEAIAKKQLYYQGDRSRRWVALTFDDGPDEYYTKRVLDILRREGVKATFFVVGELMQRNPRLLQRMVREGHVIGNHTWSHPYLPYISRAEAQKEIYRTQWIIQNLVGKRPRLIRPPFGSMNKRLVRMLSDHGFTVVHWSVDTRDWSGRSASSIIETIQQGVHPGAIILQHSAGGEQRLHGTLEALPKIIRFLRRSGYKMVTVDQLLRMKAYR; from the coding sequence ATGGGTCAGCGAATTCGGTTGGGAGTAGGATGCATTATAGCGTTATTGCTTTCCTTGTGGGTGGTACCCAGAATGGATGGGGGTTGGTCCAAGGAGGTGATCATCCAGGATTCCCCTATTGACGAACCGGAAGCATTCAAAGAAGCGATTGCTAAAAAACAACTGTACTATCAAGGGGATCGATCGCGGCGTTGGGTGGCACTCACCTTTGACGATGGCCCCGATGAGTACTATACCAAACGGGTCCTTGATATCTTGCGTCGTGAGGGGGTAAAGGCTACCTTTTTTGTAGTTGGTGAACTCATGCAACGCAATCCCCGTCTTTTGCAGCGGATGGTGCGGGAGGGGCATGTGATCGGAAACCACACATGGAGTCACCCCTATTTGCCCTATATTTCGAGGGCCGAGGCCCAAAAGGAAATCTACCGTACTCAGTGGATCATCCAGAATCTTGTAGGCAAACGGCCAAGGTTGATTCGTCCCCCTTTTGGTTCCATGAACAAACGTTTGGTACGCATGCTTTCCGATCATGGGTTCACCGTGGTACACTGGAGCGTGGATACACGGGATTGGTCCGGTCGTTCTGCAAGTTCCATCATCGAGACGATCCAGCAGGGGGTTCACCCGGGGGCCATCATCCTCCAGCATTCAGCAGGTGGAGAGCAACGTCTTCATGGTACATTGGAGGCATTGCCCAAAATCATTCGTTTTCTCAGGCGCTCCGGATATAAAATGGTAACGGTAGATCAACTTTTGCGCATGAAGGCCTACCGATAG